Proteins co-encoded in one Bradyrhizobium sp. 170 genomic window:
- a CDS encoding carboxymuconolactone decarboxylase family protein, with translation MTQSTKAQAQPACAPPAPVFSPQESRLERGRRALDEIDGKAGHNVITALADIAPDFARYVIEFPFGDIYSRPGLDLRAREIATIAALTALGNASPQLKVHIEAGLNVGLSREEITEVIMQMAVYAGFPAALNGLFAAKEIFALRATPSGETTGS, from the coding sequence ATGACGCAGTCCACGAAAGCACAGGCTCAACCCGCATGCGCACCCCCCGCACCGGTCTTCTCGCCGCAAGAAAGCCGGCTCGAGCGCGGGCGGCGAGCACTAGATGAGATTGACGGCAAGGCTGGGCATAACGTCATCACGGCGCTGGCGGACATCGCGCCCGATTTCGCGCGCTATGTGATCGAGTTCCCCTTCGGCGATATCTATTCCCGCCCCGGCCTCGATCTGCGGGCCCGTGAGATCGCGACCATTGCCGCGTTAACCGCGCTCGGCAATGCCAGCCCTCAGCTCAAGGTTCACATCGAGGCTGGCCTGAACGTCGGCCTGAGCCGTGAAGAGATCACCGAGGTCATCATGCAGATGGCCGTCTATGCCGGCTTCCCGGCCGCGCTCAACGGCCTGTTCGCAGCCAAGGAAATATTCGCCCTCCGCGCCACGCCCAGCGGGGAGACAACCGGCTCTTGA
- a CDS encoding MerR family transcriptional regulator, whose protein sequence is MKIGELAKRSGLTAHTIRYYERIGLLPYADRNQSRHRDYDASILTWIEFLGRLKTTGMPIRDMLRYAALRERGVGTEAERRELLERHRAAVRAHAAELQACLLVLDTKIAGYAGTRTRSKNHDAVHESTGSTRMRTPRTGLLAARKPARARAASTR, encoded by the coding sequence ATGAAGATTGGTGAACTGGCGAAACGCTCGGGACTGACAGCACATACGATTCGTTACTATGAGCGGATCGGGCTGCTGCCCTATGCTGACCGCAACCAATCGCGCCATCGGGATTACGACGCATCGATCCTGACCTGGATCGAGTTTCTCGGCCGTCTGAAGACGACCGGGATGCCGATCCGGGACATGCTGCGCTACGCAGCACTGCGGGAGCGCGGCGTCGGCACTGAGGCTGAGCGTCGCGAGCTTCTGGAGCGCCACCGTGCGGCCGTCCGTGCCCACGCTGCCGAACTGCAAGCGTGCCTTCTCGTTCTCGACACCAAGATTGCTGGCTACGCCGGCACGAGAACAAGGAGCAAAAATCATGACGCAGTCCACGAAAGCACAGGCTCAACCCGCATGCGCACCCCCCGCACCGGTCTTCTCGCCGCAAGAAAGCCGGCTCGAGCGCGGGCGGCGAGCACTAGATGA
- a CDS encoding tyrosine-type recombinase/integrase, translating to MTALAPTLQAFFTERLICQRQASPHTLAAYRDTLRLLLVFASARKDVEPSKLDIDDLDAPLIGAFLDHLEKQRENSARTRNARLAAVRSLFRYAAFRHPEHAAIIERVLAIPRKRFDRRLVTFLIEPELDALFRAPNRSTWTGRRDHTLLTLAAQTGLRASELIGLRISDVHLGTGAHVSCMGKGRKLRITPITSGMVALLRVWLAERAGQPAEPLFVTQSGTSLSRDAVEHRLAKYVQIATRACPSLGQKTISMHVLRHSAAMRLLRAGVETSVIALWLGHEQVETTHIYLHADMGIKERALAATAPAVATAGRFRPNDKLLAFLEAL from the coding sequence ATGACCGCACTTGCCCCAACCCTGCAAGCGTTCTTCACGGAACGCCTCATCTGCCAGCGCCAAGCTAGTCCCCATACACTTGCGGCCTACCGGGACACGCTGCGGCTGCTGCTGGTCTTCGCGTCCGCGAGGAAAGACGTCGAACCATCGAAGCTAGACATCGACGATCTTGATGCGCCGCTCATCGGCGCCTTCCTCGACCATCTTGAGAAGCAGCGGGAGAATAGTGCGCGCACTCGCAACGCTCGACTTGCCGCCGTCCGTTCGCTGTTCCGGTACGCAGCGTTTCGACATCCCGAGCATGCCGCCATAATCGAACGCGTGCTTGCCATTCCACGCAAGCGTTTCGACCGGAGGCTCGTCACTTTCCTGATCGAACCAGAACTCGATGCGCTGTTCCGCGCACCCAACCGCTCGACCTGGACCGGGCGGCGCGACCATACCCTGCTTACGCTCGCGGCCCAAACGGGCCTGCGTGCGTCAGAATTGATCGGCCTTCGCATCAGCGATGTTCATCTCGGCACTGGCGCGCATGTCAGTTGCATGGGGAAAGGACGGAAGTTGCGGATCACACCGATTACGTCGGGCATGGTCGCCCTCCTGCGTGTTTGGCTCGCTGAGCGCGCTGGTCAACCGGCGGAGCCACTTTTCGTCACCCAGTCGGGGACGTCACTCAGCCGTGACGCCGTCGAACATCGGCTCGCCAAATACGTTCAGATCGCCACCCGCGCCTGTCCGTCGTTGGGACAGAAAACCATCAGCATGCATGTGTTGCGTCACAGCGCCGCGATGCGACTGCTGCGGGCGGGAGTTGAGACTTCGGTGATAGCACTTTGGCTCGGCCATGAGCAGGTCGAAACCACCCACATCTACCTACACGCTGATATGGGAATCAAGGAACGCGCACTGGCCGCTACAGCTCCAGCGGTAGCTACTGCCGGTCGTTTTCGACCGAATGATAAGCTTCTCGCATTTCTGGAGGCACTGTGA
- a CDS encoding tyrosine-type recombinase/integrase: MNALRKALADYFAVRRALGFKLYRAEKLLGQFLTFVEDRGEDHLTTEAALAWATLPKRGRTWAFARLSVVRRFAKHLRGIDPATEVPPTHLLVQQKGRATPYLYSESDIAALIAAAGTLRAPHRVATFRTLIALLAVTGMRVGEAIGLDRDDFDSVIGLLTIRNAKFGKSRQLPLHPSTVAALVDYLRRDDRPKNSSNTPALLVTTVGTRFRYMGVQPVFRQIVDVAGLKPRSASCRPRLHDLRHGFAVNTILDGYRDGREPGNRIALLSTYLGHVDPVSTYWYISAAPELLTLVGDRLERHLGGAA; the protein is encoded by the coding sequence ATGAACGCTCTCCGCAAAGCTCTCGCTGACTATTTTGCGGTTCGCCGCGCCCTCGGCTTTAAGCTCTATCGAGCCGAGAAACTACTCGGTCAGTTTCTCACCTTCGTCGAGGATCGTGGCGAAGACCATCTGACAACCGAGGCGGCGCTCGCTTGGGCGACACTCCCTAAGCGCGGTCGAACCTGGGCGTTTGCCCGGCTTTCCGTTGTTCGCCGCTTCGCTAAACACCTGCGCGGGATCGACCCCGCGACCGAGGTGCCCCCGACACACTTGCTGGTGCAGCAAAAAGGCCGGGCCACCCCCTACCTATATTCGGAGTCGGATATCGCGGCCCTCATCGCCGCAGCCGGGACGCTGCGGGCACCGCACCGAGTGGCGACATTTCGGACATTGATCGCTTTGCTTGCAGTGACCGGCATGCGGGTTGGGGAAGCGATCGGCCTCGACCGCGACGATTTTGACTCCGTCATTGGACTACTCACCATTCGGAACGCAAAGTTCGGCAAGTCTCGCCAATTGCCGCTGCATCCGAGCACCGTGGCTGCACTGGTTGATTATCTGCGTCGAGACGACCGTCCGAAAAACTCGTCGAATACGCCGGCACTGCTGGTCACTACGGTTGGCACCAGGTTCCGCTACATGGGCGTCCAGCCCGTCTTTCGTCAAATTGTGGATGTCGCCGGCCTCAAGCCGCGCTCTGCCTCATGCCGTCCGAGGCTGCATGACCTGCGGCACGGATTTGCCGTCAATACCATCCTTGACGGATATCGAGATGGCAGGGAGCCGGGGAACCGGATCGCGTTGCTGTCGACCTACCTCGGCCACGTCGATCCCGTCAGCACATACTGGTATATCTCAGCTGCGCCGGAGTTGCTGACGCTGGTTGGTGATCGTTTGGAGCGGCACCTCGGAGGTGCCGCATGA
- a CDS encoding site-specific integrase, with protein sequence MLIDLSRVRISGPLSAFATGFADHLTRQGYSPQQARFHLLLLNQLSNWLVSEGLGVGELCAKEVERFQRSRHEAGYSFLRSIRAMQPILGYLRGLGTAPAALLPPASGVLEAALARYRGYLILERGIKDASASRYVELMRPFLQTRVLPDGLALDLRSLTAADVISFVVTKCSRLSPGTAGLTVTALRSLLGFLYVDGAIDRSLVSAVPTVPGRRLTGLPKGLASDQVQRLLASCDASTRSGCRDFAVLTMLVRLGLRAGEVAKLQLEHIDWRAGEIVIAHSKGNRTERLPLPADVGEAIAAYLRHGRPASTQGRTVFARITAPHHALTTGAVTQIVRHASERCGIEPIHAHRLRHTAATLMLRGGASLPEIGQLLRHRNAITTSIYAKVDRDALRSIARPWPGDIA encoded by the coding sequence ATGTTGATTGATCTGTCACGAGTTAGGATTTCGGGTCCGCTTTCGGCATTCGCGACCGGGTTTGCCGACCACCTGACACGACAAGGCTATAGCCCACAGCAGGCCCGCTTTCATTTGTTGCTGCTAAATCAGCTGAGCAATTGGCTTGTGAGCGAGGGGCTCGGTGTAGGGGAACTATGCGCAAAGGAAGTAGAGCGGTTTCAGCGCAGCCGTCATGAAGCTGGTTACAGTTTTCTTCGCTCTATCAGAGCGATGCAGCCGATCCTCGGTTACCTGCGCGGTCTTGGGACCGCACCTGCGGCTTTGTTGCCGCCGGCCAGCGGAGTGCTTGAAGCGGCCCTGGCGCGATACCGAGGTTACTTGATACTTGAACGTGGCATCAAGGATGCGTCAGCGTCCAGGTATGTTGAACTGATGCGTCCCTTCCTTCAAACCAGGGTCTTGCCGGACGGCCTTGCTCTGGACCTTCGAAGCCTGACAGCGGCTGATGTCATTTCTTTTGTAGTGACAAAGTGCTCCCGCCTCAGCCCTGGGACGGCCGGGCTGACGGTGACGGCCCTTCGATCACTACTCGGTTTTCTTTACGTCGACGGCGCTATCGATCGGTCGCTGGTGTCTGCGGTGCCGACCGTTCCCGGTCGGCGATTAACCGGATTGCCGAAGGGATTGGCCTCTGACCAGGTGCAGCGCCTTCTGGCGTCCTGCGACGCCAGCACCCGAAGTGGCTGTCGTGACTTCGCGGTCCTGACCATGCTTGTTCGCCTGGGCCTGCGGGCAGGCGAAGTCGCCAAACTGCAACTTGAGCACATCGATTGGCGAGCCGGCGAGATCGTGATTGCTCACAGCAAGGGCAATCGCACCGAACGATTGCCTTTGCCCGCGGATGTCGGCGAAGCAATTGCGGCTTACTTGCGTCACGGCCGTCCCGCAAGCACGCAAGGCCGCACAGTGTTTGCACGGATCACAGCTCCGCACCATGCTCTCACCACTGGCGCGGTAACGCAGATTGTTCGCCACGCTAGCGAACGGTGCGGCATTGAACCGATCCATGCTCACCGGCTGCGTCACACCGCGGCGACTCTGATGCTACGCGGCGGTGCATCGCTGCCCGAGATCGGACAACTCCTGCGCCACCGCAACGCTATTACGACATCGATTTACGCCAAGGTCGATCGCGATGCTCTGCGGTCGATCGCCCGCCCTTGGCCGGGAGACATCGCATGA
- a CDS encoding adenylate/guanylate cyclase domain-containing protein: MLAALRAARREVVDPIIAEHKGRIVKTTGDGMLVEFASAVDAVNCAVAIQDKMTGRDGPVIRFRVGINIGDIIIDGDDIFGDGVNVAARVENECEPGRVCLSGSAFEQVRGKTSFSFDDLGERALKNIDRPVRLHVVRSPAELTPTTAKASAEVRQLPALPDKPSIAVLPFTNMSGDPEQEYFADGIVEEIITALSRFKSLFVIARNSSFTYKGKAVDIKQVGRELGVRYVLEGSVRKAGGRVRITGQLIEAATNNHLWADKFDGAIQDIFDLQTASRLPPTCDPEPYAPPHRFLERSGAECASSMSARRGKRTSLRRAPRGR, encoded by the coding sequence GTGCTCGCGGCTTTGAGGGCCGCTCGCCGTGAGGTCGTCGATCCGATCATAGCCGAGCACAAGGGCCGTATCGTCAAGACGACGGGCGACGGAATGCTTGTTGAGTTCGCGAGTGCCGTCGATGCCGTGAACTGTGCAGTTGCCATTCAAGACAAAATGACGGGGCGTGACGGCCCCGTCATCCGTTTCCGTGTAGGAATCAATATTGGCGACATCATTATAGACGGCGACGATATTTTTGGTGATGGCGTAAACGTCGCGGCGCGCGTCGAAAATGAATGCGAACCTGGAAGGGTGTGTCTTTCCGGTAGCGCGTTCGAGCAGGTCCGGGGCAAGACAAGCTTTAGCTTCGATGATCTTGGCGAGAGGGCGCTAAAGAATATTGACCGGCCGGTTCGGCTACACGTCGTGCGTTCTCCAGCCGAGCTGACGCCAACCACGGCAAAAGCGTCTGCCGAAGTCCGACAATTACCAGCCTTGCCCGACAAGCCGTCCATCGCAGTACTACCCTTCACCAACATGAGCGGCGATCCCGAGCAGGAATACTTCGCCGACGGCATCGTCGAGGAAATCATCACGGCCCTATCGCGTTTCAAGTCCCTGTTCGTAATAGCTCGAAACTCATCCTTCACCTACAAGGGCAAGGCTGTGGACATAAAGCAGGTCGGGCGCGAACTGGGCGTGCGATACGTGCTTGAAGGAAGCGTTCGCAAAGCGGGCGGCAGGGTACGGATCACGGGGCAACTGATTGAGGCAGCGACGAACAATCACCTCTGGGCCGACAAATTCGATGGAGCCATCCAGGATATTTTCGATCTTCAGACTGCTTCACGGTTGCCTCCAACCTGCGACCCCGAACCCTACGCGCCACCGCATCGCTTCTTGGAACGAAGCGGAGCTGAGTGCGCCTCCTCAATGTCGGCTCGTCGAGGTAAGCGGACATCACTCCGCAGAGCGCCAAGAGGTCGTTAG
- a CDS encoding response regulator transcription factor: MSVPLGKTVFIADAMTFRRARVESFLSSWAKNEQVELISLDPDEAHTKLVEHSDCDMLIYSVGTPSPHEIATEIQVLHALRRQAALAIVSDDENPASVIAAMRSGARGYFSNSMPPELALQALSFVLHGGTYFPPTALMSAHAPNGPLPTECGPRDSYPEQLQPVAGPRDRQLVPGQDNSLDNVHGALFDRKAVGVQHINGSNGIRHAPEFTERQYAVLACLCEGDPNKVIGRKLGMTETTVKVHVREIMRKLGVCNRTQVAIAAARNGVGPDIVVELVPPVQRASDRSEAPYRLSKNALS; encoded by the coding sequence ATGTCAGTCCCATTGGGGAAGACCGTATTTATTGCAGACGCGATGACGTTTCGGCGAGCTCGGGTAGAGAGTTTTTTAAGTTCCTGGGCCAAAAACGAACAGGTCGAGTTGATTTCGCTCGACCCCGATGAAGCGCACACGAAGCTTGTCGAGCATAGCGATTGCGACATGCTGATTTACAGCGTCGGCACGCCCTCTCCTCACGAGATCGCCACCGAAATACAGGTGTTGCACGCCCTTCGCCGTCAAGCTGCCCTGGCAATCGTTTCCGACGACGAAAACCCTGCCAGCGTCATCGCCGCGATGCGTTCCGGAGCCCGGGGCTACTTCAGCAATTCGATGCCGCCCGAGCTCGCGTTGCAAGCCCTTTCATTCGTCCTGCATGGCGGCACCTACTTCCCGCCCACGGCCCTCATGTCCGCGCACGCGCCCAACGGCCCGCTGCCGACCGAATGCGGCCCCCGTGACTCGTACCCCGAGCAATTGCAGCCGGTCGCAGGACCACGGGATCGGCAGCTTGTCCCGGGGCAAGACAACAGTCTAGACAATGTGCACGGCGCACTTTTTGATCGGAAAGCCGTAGGCGTTCAACACATCAACGGTTCCAACGGCATTCGGCACGCTCCTGAATTCACCGAGCGCCAGTATGCGGTTCTGGCCTGCCTGTGCGAAGGTGATCCCAACAAGGTCATCGGCCGCAAGCTTGGAATGACCGAAACGACCGTGAAGGTGCATGTCCGGGAAATCATGCGGAAGCTGGGTGTATGCAACCGGACACAGGTCGCCATCGCCGCCGCGCGTAATGGTGTCGGCCCGGACATCGTTGTCGAACTGGTTCCCCCGGTGCAAAGGGCCTCGGATCGCTCCGAAGCCCCTTATCGCCTGTCCAAAAATGCTCTGTCCTGA
- a CDS encoding site-specific integrase produces MTDEAMSPLRRRMIEDMTIRKLAPKTQQGYIRTIRDFAAFLGRSPDTASFEDVRRFQLHLAANGAHIPILNHTVAALRFFFRITLRRSDIIEHTTFLHEPRKLPVVLSPEEVARLLDAAPGLKYKAALSVAYGAGLRAAEVISLKIGDIDSKRMVIRVEQGKSRKDRYVMLSPHLLELLRAWWKTARPQGWLFPGRDRVQPMTTRQLNRACHTAAERAEIDKRVSLHTLRHSFATHLLEQNIDIRVIQVLLGHAKLDTTALYTRVATKTIQQVMSPLEHIARKIERVEPPA; encoded by the coding sequence ATGACCGACGAGGCCATGAGCCCTTTACGGCGGCGCATGATCGAAGACATGACGATCCGCAAGTTAGCGCCAAAGACCCAACAAGGCTACATCCGCACCATCAGGGACTTTGCTGCATTCCTCGGCCGATCGCCCGACACGGCGAGCTTCGAGGACGTCCGGCGCTTTCAACTGCATCTGGCGGCGAACGGCGCGCACATCCCGATTCTCAATCATACCGTAGCTGCGTTGCGGTTCTTCTTCAGGATCACGCTCAGGCGCTCCGATATCATCGAGCACACCACATTCCTCCACGAGCCCCGCAAGCTGCCGGTCGTGCTCAGCCCAGAGGAGGTGGCGCGGCTGTTGGATGCCGCGCCGGGCCTCAAGTACAAGGCGGCGCTGAGTGTGGCTTACGGCGCAGGTTTGCGCGCCGCCGAGGTGATCTCGCTCAAGATCGGCGACATCGACAGCAAGCGCATGGTGATCCGCGTCGAACAAGGCAAAAGCCGCAAAGACCGCTACGTGATGCTGTCTCCGCATCTGCTCGAGTTGCTGCGTGCCTGGTGGAAGACAGCACGACCGCAGGGCTGGTTGTTTCCTGGCCGCGACCGCGTGCAGCCGATGACTACGCGCCAGCTCAATCGCGCCTGCCATACCGCAGCCGAGAGGGCCGAGATCGACAAGCGCGTGTCGCTCCACACCTTGCGGCACAGCTTCGCCACCCATCTGCTTGAGCAGAACATCGATATCCGGGTGATCCAGGTGCTGCTCGGGCACGCCAAGCTCGACACCACGGCGCTCTATACCCGCGTCGCCACCAAGACGATCCAACAAGTCATGAGCCCGCTGGAGCATATCGCCCGCAAGATCGAGAGGGTCGAGCCACCGGCCTAA
- a CDS encoding IS91 family transposase — translation MPRPALEVADIFRDHGPAWRSANAGHLSLGQLKVMSAIENCRTAALGGHVARCEKCAHTKISYNSCRNRHCPKCQGAAAKDWLAAREADLLPVPYYHVVFTLPAAIADIAYQNKAVVYDLLFKASAETLATIAADPRHLGARVGITSVLHTWGSAMTHHPHVHMIVPGGGVSPDGQRWVSCRPGFFLPVRVLSRLFRRLFLEKLIAAHNTGHLKFFGDHAALADPRAFAAYLAPLRRAEWVVYAKRPFGGPQAVLAYLSRYTHRVAIANSRLIACDRTGVTFRWKDYRANGRDRQKLMTLPTGEFIRRFLIHVLPHGFHRIRHYGLLASGTRADNIARARELLAVSNSQAEPTGAAADPGKPICPCCGGRMIIIEVFARGATPRHRPTASPTAIKIDTS, via the coding sequence GTGCCGCGTCCGGCACTGGAGGTCGCGGATATCTTCCGCGATCATGGACCGGCATGGCGCAGCGCCAACGCCGGCCATCTGAGCCTTGGCCAGTTGAAGGTAATGTCGGCGATCGAGAACTGCCGCACCGCGGCGCTCGGCGGCCATGTCGCGCGCTGCGAGAAGTGCGCGCACACCAAGATCTCGTACAACTCTTGCCGTAATCGGCACTGCCCGAAGTGCCAAGGCGCGGCGGCAAAGGACTGGCTGGCCGCGCGCGAGGCCGATCTGCTGCCGGTGCCGTACTATCATGTGGTGTTCACGCTGCCGGCAGCCATCGCCGACATCGCCTACCAGAACAAGGCGGTGGTCTACGATCTCTTGTTCAAGGCCTCGGCCGAGACCCTGGCCACGATCGCCGCCGACCCCAGGCACCTCGGCGCCCGCGTCGGCATCACCTCGGTTCTCCATACCTGGGGTTCAGCCATGACCCACCACCCGCACGTCCACATGATCGTGCCGGGCGGCGGCGTCTCGCCCGACGGCCAGCGCTGGGTGTCCTGCCGACCTGGCTTCTTCCTCCCCGTCCGCGTGCTCTCGCGCCTGTTCCGGCGGCTGTTCCTGGAGAAGCTGATCGCGGCCCACAACACCGGCCATCTGAAGTTCTTCGGCGATCATGCCGCTCTCGCCGACCCGCGGGCGTTCGCGGCGTATCTGGCACCGCTACGCCGAGCCGAATGGGTGGTCTATGCCAAGCGCCCGTTCGGCGGGCCACAGGCCGTGCTGGCCTATCTGTCGCGCTATACCCATCGCGTCGCCATCGCCAACAGCCGACTGATCGCCTGTGACCGCACCGGTGTCACCTTCCGGTGGAAAGACTATCGTGCCAATGGTCGCGATCGCCAGAAGCTCATGACACTCCCAACCGGCGAGTTTATCCGCCGCTTCCTCATCCACGTTCTGCCGCACGGCTTTCACCGCATCCGCCACTACGGCCTTTTGGCCAGCGGCACGCGCGCCGACAACATCGCCCGAGCGCGTGAGTTGCTCGCCGTCTCAAACTCCCAGGCCGAGCCCACCGGTGCCGCCGCCGATCCCGGCAAGCCGATTTGTCCATGCTGCGGCGGTCGCATGATCATCATCGAGGTCTTCGCGCGCGGTGCAACGCCACGGCATCGGCCGACAGCTTCACCTACCGCAATCAAGATCGACACCTCATGA
- a CDS encoding vanadium-dependent haloperoxidase produces the protein MKSVLGLSAATLLPGIIAAALLGAPARADVVTDWNVVTGTLVSSDIGNNPRLRILAIVHVAMSDAINTVQNRYTRVVATVPAAPGASAEAAAAAAARQILVQIYLAKKDKIEEAYAASLKAIPDGPAKAEGIKLGVAVADAVQADRANDGTNAPDTYRPHTAPGVYVPTTLPMWEQYAHAKPWVFKSADQFRPGPPPALSSAEWARDYNEVKSLGGTKSTARTPEQTEAVKFWENVNFGPAWQAAARELAMKQEMPLAECARLFALLNMSLANAYIVNWDAKYTYNLWRPITAIRNGDQDGNDATERDAGWTSFNPTPMHPEYPSQATINATIVSAVLESVFGPVQAIPFTATDVRDAKRTRQFARLADMAEEQKNVRVWGGVHYRFAIRTGEDVGRKVAAYMIENTLKPAR, from the coding sequence ATGAAATCCGTTTTAGGACTGTCGGCAGCTACTCTGCTGCCGGGCATCATCGCTGCCGCGCTGCTGGGCGCGCCAGCGCGCGCCGATGTCGTTACCGACTGGAACGTGGTCACCGGTACCCTGGTGTCCAGCGACATCGGCAATAACCCCCGACTGCGCATCTTGGCCATCGTGCACGTTGCGATGTCGGATGCGATCAATACCGTGCAGAACCGCTACACCCGCGTGGTCGCGACGGTTCCGGCTGCACCTGGTGCGTCGGCCGAAGCCGCAGCCGCGGCGGCCGCGCGGCAGATCCTTGTTCAGATCTACCTGGCAAAGAAAGACAAGATCGAAGAGGCCTACGCGGCATCGCTCAAGGCGATCCCAGACGGGCCTGCCAAGGCCGAAGGCATCAAGCTCGGTGTGGCGGTCGCCGACGCGGTACAGGCCGACCGCGCAAACGACGGCACTAACGCTCCCGACACTTACCGGCCGCACACTGCCCCAGGGGTATATGTGCCGACCACGCTGCCGATGTGGGAGCAATATGCGCATGCGAAGCCATGGGTGTTCAAGAGTGCCGACCAGTTCCGGCCCGGCCCGCCGCCGGCACTGTCGAGCGCTGAGTGGGCCCGGGACTACAACGAGGTCAAGAGCCTCGGCGGCACCAAGAGCACAGCGCGTACTCCTGAGCAGACCGAGGCCGTGAAGTTCTGGGAAAATGTCAATTTCGGCCCCGCCTGGCAAGCGGCGGCGCGCGAGCTGGCGATGAAGCAAGAGATGCCGCTTGCCGAATGTGCCCGCCTCTTTGCGCTGCTCAACATGAGTTTGGCGAACGCCTACATCGTTAATTGGGATGCGAAGTACACGTACAATCTCTGGCGACCCATCACCGCGATCCGCAATGGCGACCAGGACGGCAACGATGCCACTGAGCGCGATGCCGGCTGGACCTCGTTCAACCCGACGCCGATGCATCCCGAATACCCCTCGCAGGCCACCATCAACGCAACGATCGTGTCGGCAGTTCTGGAATCGGTGTTTGGCCCCGTGCAGGCCATTCCCTTCACGGCAACCGATGTGCGGGATGCGAAGCGGACGCGGCAGTTCGCCAGGCTGGCCGATATGGCCGAGGAGCAGAAGAACGTCCGCGTCTGGGGCGGCGTGCACTATCGATTCGCGATCCGCACCGGCGAGGACGTTGGGCGAAAGGTCGCGGCCTACATGATCGAGAATACGCTCAAGCCCGCGCGTTGA